One region of Miscanthus floridulus cultivar M001 chromosome 19, ASM1932011v1, whole genome shotgun sequence genomic DNA includes:
- the LOC136525744 gene encoding G-protein coupled receptor 1-like gives MAPAVAGAASVAMSQALRDRQILDAVGTGAAALSLVGSSFIVLCYLLFRELRKFSFKLVYYLAVSDMFCSLFTILGGPSNAFYLLCSDYSAHFFLSQATDSVSNLSVPSLDILLQSMLKW, from the exons ATGGCTCCGGCCGTGGCCGGGGCGGCGTCGGTGGCGATGAGCCAGGCACTACGGGACCGCCAGATCCTCGACGCCGTGGGTACCGGCGCCGCGGCGCTCTCGCTGGTGGGCTCCTCCTTCATCGTGCTCTGCTACCTCCTCTTCCGCGAGCTCCGCAAGTTCTCCTTCAAGCTCGTCTACTACCTAGCCGTCTCG GATATGTTTTGCAGCTTATTCACTATACTGGGG GGGCCATCGAATGCATTTTACCTGCTTTGCTCTGACTACAGTGCTCATTTCTTCT TATCTCAGGCTACAGATTCTGTTTCCAATTTGAGTGTCCCATCCCTGGATATTTTGTTGCAGAGCATGCTCAAATG GTAG
- the LOC136527536 gene encoding phosphopantothenoylcysteine decarboxylase-like isoform X1, whose product MAASEAVQESLVMDYSQPSKPRVLLAASGSVAAIKFENLCQSFSEWADVRAVATTSSLHFVDRSSLPSDIVLYTDDDEWSTWKKIGDEVLHIELRKWADIMVIAPLSANTLAKIAGGLCDNLLTCIVRAWDYSKPLFVAPAMNTLMWNNPFTERHLQTINQLGIILIPPVTKRLACGDYGNGAMAETSQIYTSVRLACKTQHDSSSSLAVPVSNNRPSS is encoded by the exons ATGGCTGCATCAGAGGCAGTACAAGAGAGTTTGGTGATGGACTACTCACAACCTAGTAAGCCTCGGGTCCTCCTTGCTGCTTCAGGAAGTGTAGCCGCTATAAAATTTGAGAACCTTTGTCAAAGTTTCTCTGAGTGGGCAGATGTCCGAGCCGTGGCCACCACGTCATCTTTGCACTTTGTTGATAGATCATCTCTACCAAGTGACATCGTTCTTTACACTGATGATGATGAATGGTCTACCTGGAAGAAGATAGGAGATGAAGTTTTACACATTGAGCTGCGTAAATGGGCAGATATCATGGTGATTGCTCCATTATCGGCAAATACCCTAGCTAAG ATCGCCGGTGGGTTATGCGACAACCTCTTGACATGCATCGTGAGAGCGTGGGACTACAGCAAACCACTCTTTGTTGCCCCAGCCATGAACACATTAATGTGGAACAACCCATTCACAGAGCGTCATCTTCAGACGATCAACCAACTGGGCATAATCTTGATCCCCCCGGTTACCAAAAGGTTGGCTTGTGGTGATTACGGGAATGGTGCAATGGCTGAAACCTCGCAGATCTATACTTCTGTGAGGCTTGCATGCAAGACGCAACATGATTCTAGCAGTTCACTTGCGGTTCCTGTCAGTAATAACCGCCCATCAAGCTGA
- the LOC136527536 gene encoding phosphopantothenoylcysteine decarboxylase-like isoform X2, protein MVIAPLSANTLAKIAGGLCDNLLTCIVRAWDYSKPLFVAPAMNTLMWNNPFTERHLQTINQLGIILIPPVTKRLACGDYGNGAMAETSQIYTSVRLACKTQHDSSSSLAVPVSNNRPSS, encoded by the exons ATGGTGATTGCTCCATTATCGGCAAATACCCTAGCTAAG ATCGCCGGTGGGTTATGCGACAACCTCTTGACATGCATCGTGAGAGCGTGGGACTACAGCAAACCACTCTTTGTTGCCCCAGCCATGAACACATTAATGTGGAACAACCCATTCACAGAGCGTCATCTTCAGACGATCAACCAACTGGGCATAATCTTGATCCCCCCGGTTACCAAAAGGTTGGCTTGTGGTGATTACGGGAATGGTGCAATGGCTGAAACCTCGCAGATCTATACTTCTGTGAGGCTTGCATGCAAGACGCAACATGATTCTAGCAGTTCACTTGCGGTTCCTGTCAGTAATAACCGCCCATCAAGCTGA